A window of the Nitrosococcus wardiae genome harbors these coding sequences:
- the rng gene encoding ribonuclease G, translated as MSEEILINVTPSETRVAVVENGVVQELYIERSSRRGWVSNIYKGRVSRILPGMQAAFVDIGLERAAFLHASDIRLPPGQMGDLESEVGVPSITSLLSEGQEVLVQVIKDPIGTKGARLTTQISVASRYLVYMPEMSGIGVSLKIEDEEERQRLKNLLASILLEDDQGGYIIRTVAEGAIADELQTDMEFLHRLWRTIKERSQTVKAGHVVHEDLSLVMRTMRDLVHERVERVRIDSRETYHKLVDFAEHFVPDLLATLECYQGERPIFDLYGIEDEIQKSLGRKVQLKSGGYLIIDQTEAMTTIDVNTGAFVGHRNLEETIFKTNLEAAQAICRQLRLRNLGGIIIIDFIDMEEEDHKRQVLRALEKGLEKDHAKTHISEVSSLGLVEMTRKRTRESLEQILCETCPTCGGRGTVKTVETVCYEILREILREARQFEASQYLVIAAQEVVDRLMDEESASVAELEAFIGKPIKFQAELLYMREQFDVVMM; from the coding sequence GTGAGTGAGGAGATCCTCATTAATGTGACCCCCAGCGAGACCCGGGTCGCCGTGGTTGAAAATGGTGTGGTGCAGGAATTATATATTGAGCGGAGTAGTCGCCGGGGTTGGGTCAGCAATATCTATAAAGGACGGGTGAGCCGGATTTTGCCTGGCATGCAGGCCGCCTTCGTGGATATTGGTTTAGAACGAGCCGCTTTCCTCCATGCTTCCGATATTCGATTACCGCCAGGCCAGATGGGGGATTTGGAAAGTGAAGTAGGGGTCCCCTCTATTACCTCCTTGCTCTCAGAGGGACAAGAGGTATTGGTACAAGTGATTAAAGACCCCATCGGAACCAAAGGGGCGCGCCTGACGACCCAGATCTCCGTGGCTTCCCGGTATTTGGTCTATATGCCGGAGATGTCTGGTATTGGGGTTTCGTTGAAAATTGAGGATGAAGAAGAACGTCAGCGACTTAAGAATTTATTGGCCTCCATATTGCTCGAAGATGACCAGGGGGGGTATATCATTCGCACGGTAGCAGAGGGAGCCATTGCAGACGAACTCCAGACGGATATGGAGTTTTTGCACCGCCTATGGCGCACTATTAAAGAACGCAGCCAAACCGTTAAAGCCGGTCATGTCGTTCATGAAGATCTATCTTTGGTGATGCGGACTATGCGTGATCTTGTCCACGAGAGAGTCGAGCGGGTTCGCATCGATTCCCGCGAAACTTATCATAAATTGGTTGATTTTGCTGAACATTTCGTCCCTGATTTACTCGCTACCTTGGAATGTTATCAGGGAGAGCGACCGATTTTTGATCTCTATGGTATTGAGGATGAAATCCAAAAATCCTTAGGCCGCAAAGTGCAACTTAAATCGGGTGGCTATCTTATTATCGACCAGACAGAGGCCATGACGACCATCGATGTAAATACGGGTGCTTTTGTGGGTCACCGTAATTTAGAGGAGACCATTTTTAAAACAAATCTGGAGGCGGCCCAGGCCATCTGCAGGCAACTGCGATTGCGCAACCTGGGTGGAATTATCATTATTGATTTTATTGACATGGAGGAAGAGGACCACAAGCGGCAGGTATTGCGGGCTCTAGAAAAGGGATTGGAAAAGGATCATGCTAAGACCCATATTAGCGAGGTTTCTTCCCTGGGATTGGTGGAAATGACCCGCAAGCGCACCCGGGAGAGCCTGGAGCAAATCCTCTGCGAGACCTGTCCTACCTGTGGCGGTCGGGGTACTGTCAAAACAGTAGAGACCGTATGTTACGAAATTTTGCGCGAGATTTTGCGAGAGGCCCGACAATTCGAGGCGAGCCAGTATTTGGTCATTGCTGCCCAAGAAGTCGTTGATCGCTTAATGGATGAGGAATCCGCCAGTGTGGCTGAACTGGAGGCCTTTATCGGCAAGCCTATCAAATTCCAGGCAGAATTGCTCTATATGCGTGAGCAATTCGATGTTGTGATGATGTAA
- a CDS encoding carbon-nitrogen hydrolase family protein, whose protein sequence is MSVVAAIQMASGPNVGANLLEVERLIAQAAAEGANLVVLPENFALMGEKDDALLSIVEEEGEGPLQSFLVQQAVRHKLWLVGGTVPLRASETGKVRAACLLFDASGRRVARYDKLHLFDVSLPGGGERYCESLTIEPGQEVVVTDTPFGKIGLAVCYDLRFPELFRCLVEQGMEILALPSAFTALTGRAHWEPLVRARAIENLCYVVAAGQGGFHASGRTTHGDSMIVDPWGVVLARLPRGSGVITAELDPERLRSTRRNFPTIEHRRFSCRLSF, encoded by the coding sequence GTGAGTGTTGTCGCGGCCATTCAAATGGCATCGGGGCCAAATGTAGGGGCCAACCTGCTCGAGGTAGAGCGGCTTATTGCCCAAGCCGCTGCCGAAGGAGCAAATTTGGTGGTACTCCCTGAAAACTTCGCCCTCATGGGGGAAAAGGATGATGCCCTACTGAGTATTGTTGAGGAGGAAGGCGAAGGCCCCCTTCAGAGTTTCCTGGTGCAGCAAGCAGTTAGGCATAAACTTTGGTTGGTGGGAGGCACAGTTCCATTGCGGGCTTCTGAAACGGGCAAGGTCCGCGCAGCATGTCTGCTCTTTGATGCCAGTGGCCGGCGGGTAGCACGCTACGATAAACTTCATTTATTTGATGTTTCTCTGCCCGGTGGAGGGGAGAGATACTGTGAGTCCCTGACTATTGAACCTGGACAAGAGGTAGTCGTTACTGATACTCCCTTTGGCAAAATAGGGCTTGCTGTTTGTTATGATTTACGTTTTCCAGAGTTATTTCGTTGCCTAGTGGAACAAGGGATGGAAATCCTAGCTTTGCCATCGGCTTTTACTGCGCTGACAGGTCGGGCTCATTGGGAACCCTTAGTGCGGGCACGGGCGATTGAGAACCTGTGCTATGTGGTAGCAGCAGGTCAGGGAGGTTTTCATGCTAGCGGGCGAACGACTCATGGGGATAGCATGATTGTTGACCCTTGGGGTGTCGTGCTAGCCCGTTTGCCCCGTGGTTCTGGCGTGATCACCGCTGAGCTAGACCCAGAGCGGCTGCGTAGCACTCGCCGGAATTTTCCAACTATTGAGCATCGACGCTTTAGTTGCAGGCTATCATTCTAG
- a CDS encoding YhdP family protein, whose amino-acid sequence MVAIRFSFRWLYFFLGILAFCTVAIVGMWWVLWIAVGEEPATASRWISTFLGREVQIGHIDVSWRGLEPKLRLTEVRVLDPKTEQQLLSFREAYLGASPYRSLREGEWLPRHLTLIGGQLTVERKPEGCIRVHGLQSLESPCPDPPRLPAWLLELKRLTLVDVDIRWLDPALERKPLGLKVGELRLKNKGDLHLLEGKATLPEELGREITIKAKFTGRSIQDPESQGTLHLKGERLQLAPWQAHDFLYGLYFTRGTGNLELGLRWGKAALRQAVVKFDWKNLQVAGKAQGAEAPTSIAFQQLAGMAHYHPLAQGWSLKIPQLVVVRGGKAWPATALQVKMEREPLFKLQGQFTFLRLQDVAALFQLSDQLDPQLRLFLVETRPVGELRDVKLVLPLGEKQGKKWKFSANTAQLGVRPWQHWPGCQGLSFEVQLIDGGGQLHIDSRHVQLFSDDLEKPVMLDRLRGRITWLQKGGDWRVLADNVQLQNSDLALTAALRLKELPGANSPHLNLSLGLEKLDLAALSQYLPSRSMKPGLVRWLNQAFPKGGSAKGSLVFQGPMDRFPPSQDQGRFTAELDIHGTRLNYARGWPALEQVDAHLYSDGRHITIHAAEGQMFNAQVTEATVRLADLGSETIPLTVVGWIQGDAEDARRFIQHSPLEKKYGGFLKEIKLSGDTRLKLKLMMPLGKKKKRPEVDGELIFADAHLRQGDSPFLEFAAIKGSLSFTQAGLKAEGLVAQFLKQPIKVDLRSLSNQQGGVGVRLRLKGHLDAPRLAEKWFSSWSPWFRGAADFTAYITFQKAKTGGDKITTVRVSSALQGIEVALPPPLAKPADQTQQLLWELRGTHGDKKQITLTYGDGLQGVFEVTGSGQSLRLLKGKVRVGSGLPILPEQGAWLVGTLPQLSIDAWREVLTKATQGDSSKLTQLDHIALQIEQAELFGWHFGEVTVKANRELSHWQTQVSGPSLKGSITIPTQGSKGPLTADLDYLWLHSRSSEGEFQLAHPQAWPTLDLICRRCQFDSYDLGVIKVYASPYANGLHLEELEMVSPLMQLKASGDWTVHGEAQWSHLDIKAHSPDLGQLLTELDYQTNIAGGKAEVDIVAGWPGAPTLFDLERLDGSMRLTVGKGRLLNVEPGAGRLFGLLSVSTLPRRLALDFSDIFGKGFAFDRIQGTFAIRQGNAYSNQLVMEGPTARVQASGRIGLATQDYDQIIAVTPNVFSSLPLAGAVAGGPVGLGVGTAIMLADKLVNKMFGTQVGQLLTYYYTVSGPWAKPLVTRVNKLLPSPEGD is encoded by the coding sequence ATGGTTGCTATCCGTTTTTCTTTTCGCTGGCTTTATTTTTTCCTCGGGATACTCGCTTTTTGCACTGTGGCTATTGTCGGCATGTGGTGGGTGTTATGGATAGCGGTGGGAGAGGAGCCGGCCACAGCCTCCCGTTGGATCAGCACTTTCCTTGGGCGAGAGGTTCAGATTGGGCACATCGATGTAAGTTGGCGGGGGCTTGAGCCTAAATTACGGCTCACTGAGGTGCGGGTTTTGGACCCCAAAACTGAGCAACAATTGCTGAGTTTCAGGGAAGCTTATCTGGGGGCCTCGCCTTATCGCTCTCTCAGGGAAGGGGAGTGGCTTCCGCGGCATCTGACCCTTATTGGAGGGCAGCTCACCGTTGAGCGGAAACCAGAAGGATGTATTCGCGTCCATGGTTTGCAGAGCCTCGAGTCCCCTTGCCCCGATCCTCCCCGTTTACCGGCGTGGCTGCTTGAACTGAAGCGGTTGACGCTAGTGGATGTGGATATCCGCTGGCTTGATCCTGCTTTGGAAAGAAAGCCCCTAGGCTTAAAAGTGGGGGAATTACGGCTAAAGAATAAGGGGGACCTTCATCTGCTTGAGGGGAAGGCAACCTTGCCGGAGGAATTGGGTAGAGAAATTACTATCAAGGCAAAATTTACCGGCAGGAGTATCCAGGATCCCGAAAGCCAGGGTACTCTTCACCTTAAGGGGGAAAGGCTACAATTGGCTCCTTGGCAAGCCCATGATTTCCTTTATGGACTGTATTTCACCCGGGGTACGGGTAATTTAGAACTGGGTCTACGCTGGGGGAAGGCGGCTTTGCGCCAAGCGGTAGTTAAGTTTGATTGGAAGAACCTGCAAGTTGCTGGTAAGGCTCAAGGGGCAGAGGCTCCTACCTCTATCGCTTTTCAGCAACTGGCAGGCATGGCCCATTATCATCCATTGGCACAGGGGTGGTCTCTGAAGATACCCCAGTTAGTAGTGGTCCGAGGGGGTAAGGCCTGGCCAGCCACGGCGCTGCAGGTCAAAATGGAAAGGGAGCCCCTCTTCAAATTGCAAGGTCAATTTACGTTTCTTCGATTGCAGGATGTTGCCGCCCTCTTTCAACTTAGCGACCAGTTGGATCCTCAACTGCGACTCTTTCTAGTAGAGACCCGGCCGGTGGGAGAACTGCGGGATGTCAAACTAGTTTTGCCCTTGGGGGAAAAGCAAGGGAAAAAGTGGAAATTTTCTGCTAACACAGCGCAATTGGGGGTTCGGCCTTGGCAGCATTGGCCGGGTTGCCAAGGGCTGTCCTTTGAAGTGCAGTTAATTGATGGCGGCGGGCAATTGCACATCGATAGCCGCCATGTCCAGCTCTTTAGTGACGATTTGGAAAAGCCGGTGATGTTGGACAGGCTTAGAGGGAGAATCACCTGGCTGCAGAAGGGGGGGGATTGGCGAGTCCTTGCTGACAATGTTCAATTGCAAAACTCTGATCTGGCCTTAACTGCCGCACTGCGCCTGAAGGAGCTGCCAGGGGCCAATAGCCCCCATCTGAATCTGTCCTTGGGGCTGGAAAAACTGGATCTCGCGGCATTATCTCAATATCTCCCTTCACGCTCTATGAAACCGGGCTTAGTACGGTGGCTGAATCAAGCTTTTCCCAAGGGCGGGAGCGCGAAAGGCAGTCTCGTTTTTCAGGGGCCCATGGATCGCTTTCCTCCCTCTCAGGACCAGGGCCGGTTTACTGCGGAATTGGACATTCATGGGACTAGGTTGAACTACGCTAGGGGATGGCCAGCATTGGAACAAGTGGATGCCCATCTCTATAGCGATGGTCGGCATATCACTATCCATGCGGCTGAAGGCCAAATGTTCAATGCCCAGGTGACAGAGGCGACGGTTCGGCTCGCTGATCTTGGCTCTGAAACAATCCCGCTAACGGTGGTGGGTTGGATCCAAGGAGATGCTGAAGATGCTAGGCGCTTTATTCAGCACAGTCCCTTGGAGAAGAAATATGGAGGATTTCTTAAAGAGATAAAACTTAGCGGTGATACTCGCCTGAAGCTGAAGTTAATGATGCCTCTAGGAAAAAAGAAAAAACGGCCAGAAGTGGATGGAGAATTGATTTTTGCGGATGCTCATTTACGCCAGGGGGATAGTCCATTCTTAGAGTTCGCTGCTATTAAAGGCAGTTTGTCCTTTACTCAAGCGGGGCTTAAAGCGGAAGGCTTGGTTGCCCAGTTCTTAAAACAGCCGATTAAGGTCGATCTTCGCAGCTTATCCAACCAGCAGGGGGGGGTAGGGGTTCGGTTGCGTCTCAAAGGTCATCTGGACGCGCCACGGCTTGCGGAGAAATGGTTCTCCTCCTGGTCACCCTGGTTCCGTGGTGCTGCTGACTTTACCGCCTATATCACTTTTCAAAAAGCCAAAACAGGGGGAGACAAGATTACCACGGTTCGGGTGAGTTCCGCGTTGCAGGGGATCGAAGTGGCTTTGCCACCGCCGCTGGCAAAGCCAGCTGACCAGACGCAACAGTTGCTATGGGAGCTTCGTGGAACCCATGGAGACAAAAAGCAAATTACTCTCACCTATGGCGATGGGCTACAGGGGGTATTCGAGGTTACAGGAAGTGGGCAGTCATTACGCCTTCTAAAGGGGAAGGTAAGGGTGGGAAGTGGTCTACCTATACTGCCTGAGCAGGGGGCTTGGCTTGTGGGTACGCTGCCTCAACTTTCAATAGATGCCTGGCGGGAAGTACTGACGAAGGCTACTCAAGGGGACTCCAGCAAGTTGACGCAGCTCGATCACATTGCCTTACAAATCGAGCAGGCGGAACTGTTTGGGTGGCATTTTGGGGAGGTCACAGTTAAGGCCAACCGAGAACTCTCCCATTGGCAAACTCAGGTATCGGGACCTTCTTTGAAAGGAAGCATCACGATACCTACTCAGGGTTCGAAAGGACCTTTAACCGCTGATTTGGATTATTTGTGGTTACATTCGAGGTCATCAGAGGGTGAATTTCAACTTGCCCATCCCCAGGCGTGGCCAACGCTTGATCTGATCTGCCGTCGGTGCCAATTCGACAGTTATGATCTGGGTGTGATCAAAGTGTATGCCAGTCCCTATGCCAACGGTTTACATTTGGAAGAGCTGGAAATGGTCTCACCGCTCATGCAACTTAAGGCCAGTGGAGATTGGACAGTGCACGGGGAGGCCCAATGGTCCCACCTGGATATCAAGGCCCATAGCCCAGATCTTGGCCAACTGCTGACTGAATTGGATTATCAAACCAATATTGCTGGCGGAAAGGCGGAGGTTGATATTGTCGCCGGTTGGCCCGGCGCGCCCACTTTATTCGACCTTGAGCGGCTAGATGGCAGTATGCGGCTGACAGTGGGCAAAGGCCGTTTATTGAATGTGGAGCCTGGAGCGGGGCGGTTATTTGGCCTACTTAGTGTTTCAACGCTTCCTCGACGGTTGGCGCTGGATTTCAGCGATATTTTTGGTAAAGGCTTTGCCTTTGACCGAATTCAAGGTACATTTGCCATCCGTCAGGGAAATGCTTATTCCAATCAATTGGTTATGGAAGGTCCCACTGCTCGAGTCCAGGCAAGCGGAAGGATTGGCTTGGCAACTCAAGACTATGACCAGATAATAGCGGTAACCCCCAATGTCTTTTCAAGTTTGCCACTCGCTGGGGCGGTGGCCGGTGGGCCAGTGGGCCTGGGGGTCGGTACTGCCATTATGCTAGCGGATAAATTAGTGAATAAGATGTTCGGCACTCAGGTGGGACAGCTGCTGACTTATTATTACACGGTTTCTGGTCCTTGGGCCAAACCGCTCGTGACCCGAGTCAATAAACTTCTTCCGTCCCCAGAAGGCGACTAG
- the tldD gene encoding metalloprotease TldD — MEVKETAKALLLVPAGLSETDLERVLGQLMSRHIDSADLYFQLRRQESWVLEDGMVKEGSHSRDQGVGVRAISGEKTGFAYSDEVLLPALTQAAVAARAIAHSGAQGSLQTWRSQPNRKLYAPIDPLESFSTEDKVSLLQQVDQEARRQDPRVKQVVISLLGTQDVVLIAANDGTLAADIRPLVRLNVSVIVEQSGRREQGSAGGGARFGYDYFLEQERALGYAREATRQALINLEAREAPAGTMIVVLGAGWPGVLLHEAVGHGLEGDFNRKGSSACAGRIGEKVASKYCTVVDDGTLANRRGSLMVDDEGTPAHCTLLIENGVLRGYMQDKLNARLSDTQPTGNGRRQSYAHLPMPRMTNTYLLPGEHDPSDIIASVEKGLYAVDFGGGQVDITSGKFVFTTSEAYLIENGRVTCPVKGATLIGNGPEVMARVAMVGNDLRLDPGVGTCGKEGQRVPVGVGQPTLRIDGLTIGGTSI, encoded by the coding sequence ATGGAAGTCAAGGAAACGGCCAAGGCGTTGCTGTTGGTGCCTGCTGGCCTTAGTGAGACAGATCTGGAGCGGGTGCTAGGGCAATTGATGAGTCGGCATATTGATAGCGCTGATCTTTACTTTCAATTGAGACGACAGGAAAGTTGGGTACTCGAAGACGGGATGGTCAAGGAGGGAAGTCATAGCCGGGATCAAGGGGTCGGCGTACGGGCCATCAGCGGGGAGAAGACAGGATTTGCTTATTCTGACGAAGTGTTATTACCCGCTTTAACTCAGGCCGCAGTCGCAGCCCGTGCTATTGCCCATAGCGGTGCCCAGGGGAGTCTCCAGACTTGGCGTAGCCAGCCGAATCGAAAGTTGTACGCGCCCATTGATCCTTTGGAGAGTTTTTCAACAGAGGATAAAGTGTCCCTGTTGCAGCAAGTTGATCAAGAAGCGCGCCGCCAAGATCCCCGAGTCAAACAGGTGGTGATCAGTTTGCTGGGGACCCAAGATGTGGTGCTAATCGCTGCCAATGATGGCACTCTAGCGGCTGATATTCGTCCCCTCGTGAGGCTTAACGTCAGTGTCATTGTGGAACAATCAGGACGGCGGGAACAGGGGAGCGCCGGAGGTGGTGCCCGTTTTGGCTACGATTATTTCCTGGAACAGGAGCGGGCCTTAGGTTATGCTCGCGAAGCCACTCGCCAGGCCCTCATTAACTTAGAAGCTAGGGAAGCGCCTGCAGGAACCATGATCGTCGTATTGGGGGCGGGTTGGCCAGGGGTGCTGTTGCACGAAGCCGTAGGCCACGGTTTGGAGGGAGACTTTAATCGTAAGGGCAGTTCTGCGTGTGCAGGACGGATCGGGGAGAAGGTTGCTTCAAAATATTGTACTGTGGTGGATGATGGTACCTTGGCTAACCGTCGTGGTTCGCTTATGGTTGATGATGAGGGTACTCCAGCACACTGCACCCTGTTAATCGAGAATGGGGTACTTCGAGGCTATATGCAGGATAAGCTGAACGCCCGGCTTAGCGATACCCAACCTACCGGTAATGGGCGCCGCCAGTCCTATGCCCATTTGCCTATGCCACGTATGACCAATACTTACCTGCTGCCAGGAGAACATGATCCGAGCGATATTATTGCCTCGGTAGAGAAAGGATTGTATGCGGTCGATTTTGGGGGCGGCCAGGTGGATATCACCTCTGGAAAATTTGTTTTTACCACCAGTGAAGCTTACCTCATTGAAAACGGTAGGGTCACTTGCCCGGTCAAGGGGGCGACTTTAATTGGAAATGGGCCTGAGGTAATGGCGCGAGTGGCGATGGTGGGCAATGATCTAAGGCTCGATCCGGGGGTGGGAACCTGTGGCAAAGAAGGCCAAAGGGTGCCTGTCGGTGTGGGACAGCCTACCTTGCGGATCGATGGTTTAACCATAGGTGGGACTTCGATATAA